The following coding sequences are from one Vicugna pacos chromosome 19, VicPac4, whole genome shotgun sequence window:
- the ADAM33 gene encoding disintegrin and metalloproteinase domain-containing protein 33 isoform X6: protein MGRVGARLGKGVSLDGRTDSRPAPAPPRRALPPGPLGQEGCPGSLRAHEVRPRPLGSGRIGRSRGSGRRDCAGSRWERVRAGSRAPEGPEAACRLHWAWVGSHPAGAEPGAAEARRSQLWARGLGELEGRWCWGCRCCCYCDYRGQCGGPRRFKVSKLEEGLVALEVEGRELLLELEKNHRLLAPGYTETHYTPDGQPVVLVPSRTDHCHYHGRVRGFPDSWVVLTTCSGMRGLITLSSNASYYVHPWPAGDSEDFLTHKIFQMEQLLSWKGTCSHKDPGDKGDMARLSRATQIRERRESLRSPRYLELYIVADHTLFLTQHRNLNHTKQRLLEVASYVDQILKTLDIQVALTGLEVWTEQDRSRVTPDANATLWAFLQWRRGLWARRPHDSAQLLTGRAFRGATVGLAPVEGMCREESSGGVSTDHSELPIGAAATMAHEIGHSLGLSHDPDGCCGEAAAEQGGCVMAAATGHPFPRVFSACSRRQLRAFFRKGGGACLSNAPDFGLLVPRARCGNGFVEEGEECDCGAGQECPGSCCLAHNCSLRAGAQCTHGDCCARCLLKPAGAPCRRAAGDCDLPEFCTGASPYCPPDIYLLDGTPCARGRGSCWDGECPTLEQQCQRLWGPGSRPAPDACFQVLNPAGDAHGNCGQHSDGSFVPCAQRDAQCGKLQCQGGEKSALVPHTVPVDSTVRLGSREVTCRGAFVLPGAQLDLPDLGLVESGTQCGPQMVCQDRRCQNATFRELELCLIACHGHGVCNSNHNCHCAPGWAPPSCDKPGFGGSVDSGPVQPETQDTFTLAVILSFLLPLLLGASLAWCCCRHPGPCLQQCLWGSRRDPVCSGPKDHPRRDYPLSSIQPTELGLTATGEPQPLAPLENSARAQQPP, encoded by the exons ATGGGGCGGGTAGGGGCGCGGTTGGGGAAGGGGGTCTCCCTAGATGGTCGCACAGattcccgccccgcccccgccccgccccgcagaGCTCTACCCCCTGGACCACTCGGGCAGGAGGGTTGTCCGGGCTCCCTGAGGGCACACGAGGTCAGGCCCCGCCCGCTGGGGTCGGGACGGATCGGCCGCAGTCGTGGTTCAGGCAGGCGGGACTGTGCGGGGTCGCGCTGGGAGAGAGTGCGGGCCGGGAGCCGGGCGCCCGAGGGCCCGGAGGCGGCGTGCCGGCTGCACTGGGCGTGGGTCGGCAGCCATCCAGCCGGGGCGGAGCCTGGAGCCGCAGAAGCGAGGCGTTCGCAGCTATGGGCCCGGGGTCTCGGAGAGCTCGAGGGTCGCTGGTGTTGGGGCTGCCGTTGCTGCTGCTACTGCGACTACCGTGGCCAATGTGGGGGGCCGAGGCGTTTCAAG GTCTCGAAGCTAGAAGAAGGGCTGGTGGCCTTGGAGGTTGAAGGCCGGGAGCTCCTGCTCGAGCTGGAGAAGAACCA CAGGCTGCTGGCCCCGGGATACACAGAAACCCACTACACACCAGATGGGCAGCCAGTGGTGCTGGTCCCCAGCCGCACG GATCATTGCCACTACCATGGGCGTGTGAGGGGCTTCCCTGACTCCTGGGTAGTCCTCACCACCTGTTCTGGGATGAG GGGCCTGATCACGCTCAGCAGCAATGCCAGCTATTATGTGCATCCCTGGCCAGCGGGGGACTCTGAGGACTTCTTGACCCACAAGATCTTCCAGATGGAGCAGCTGCTCAGCTGGAAAGGAACCTGTAGCCACAAGGACCCAGGGGACAAAGGGGACATGGCCAGACTATCTCGTGCCACCCAAATCAGG GAGAGGCGGGAGTCCCTCCGAAGTCCGAGGTACCTGGAGCTGTACATAGTGGCTGACCACACCCTG TTCTTGACCCAGCACCGGAACTTGAACCACACCAAACAACGTCTTCTGGAGGTCGCCAGCTATGTGGATCAA ATTCTCAAGACTCTGGACATCCAGGTGGCGCTGACCGGTCTGGAAGTGTGGACCGAGCAGGACCGGAGCCGCGTCACGCCAGACGCGAACGCCACGCTCTGGGCTTTCCTGCAGTGGCGCCGGGGGCTGTGGGCGCGGAGGCCACACGACTCGGCGCAGCTGCTCAC GGGCCGCGCCTTCCGGGGCGCCACCGTGGGCCTGGCGCCCGTCGAGGGCATGTGCCGCGAGGAGAGCTCTGGAGGCGTGAGCACG GACCACTCGGAGCTCCCCATTGGCGCTGCAGCCACCATGGCCCACGAGATAGGCCACAGCCTCGGTCTCAGCCACGACCCGGACGGCTGCTgcggggaggcggcggcggagcaGGGTGGCTGCGTCATGGCAGCGGCTACCGG GCATCCGTTCCCGCGCGTATTTAGCGCCTGCAGCCGCCGCCAGCTGCGCGCCTTCTTCCGAAAGGGGGGCGGCGCGTGCCTCTCCAACGCGCCGGACTTTGGGCTCCTGGTGCCGCGGGCGCGCTGCGGGAACGGCTTCGTGGAAGAGGGCGAGGAGTGTGACTGCGGCGCCGGCCAG GAGTGCCCGGGCTCCTGCTGCCTTGCCCACAACTGCTCACTGCGTGCGGGGGCCCAGTGCACCCATGGGGACTGCTGCGCCCGCTGCCTG CTGAAGCCCGCGGGCGCGCCATGCCGCCGGGCTGCAGGCgactgtgacctccctgaatTCTGCACGGGCGCCTCCCCCTATTGCCCCCCTGACATTTACCTACTGGACGGCACTCCCTGCGCCAGAGGCCGCGGCTCCTGCTGGGACGGCGAGTGTCCGACGCTCGAGCAGCAGTGCCAGCGGCTCTGGGGCCCTG GCTCCCGCCCAGCCCCGGATGCCTGTTTCCAGGTCTTGAACCCCGCGGGAGACGCCCACGGGAACTGTGGGCAGCACAGCGACGGCAGCTTCGTGCCTTGTGCTcagag GGATGCGCAGTGTGGGAAACTGCAGTGCCAGGGTGGGGAGAAGAGCGCACTGGTACCACACACGGTGCCGGTGGACTCCACCGTTCGCCTAGGCAGCCGCGAAGTGACCTGCAGGGGTGCCTTCGTGCTGCCTGGTGCCCAGCTGGACCTGCCTGATTTGGGCCTGGTAGAGTCAGGCACCCAATGTGGACCTCAGATG GTGTGCCAGGACAGGCGCTGCCAGAACGCTACCTTCCGAGAGCTGGAgctctgcctgattgcctgccatGGCCACGGG GTTTGCAATAGTAACCATAATTGCCACTGTGCTCCAGGCTGGGCTCCGCCTTCCTGTGACAAGCCGGGGTTTGGTGGTAGTGTGGACAGTGGTCCAGTGCAGCCTGAAA CCCAAGACACCTTCACGCTGGCGGTGATCCTTAGCTTTCTGCTGCCTCTGCTCCTCGGGGCCAGCCTGGCCTGGTGCTGCTGCCGGCACCCAGGACCCTGTCTCCAGCAATGCCTCTGGGGCTCAAGGAGGGACCCCGTGTGCAGCGG GCCCAAAGATCACCCACGCAGGGACTACCCTCTGAGCAGCATTCAGCCCACGGAGTTGGGCCTGACAGCCACTGGGGAGCCCCAGCCCCTG GCTCCCCTTGAGAACTCTGCCAGAGCCCAGCAGCCACCTTGA
- the ADAM33 gene encoding disintegrin and metalloproteinase domain-containing protein 33 isoform X5, which yields MGRVGARLGKGVSLDGRTDSRPAPAPPRRALPPGPLGQEGCPGSLRAHEVRPRPLGSGRIGRSRGSGRRDCAGSRWERVRAGSRAPEGPEAACRLHWAWVGSHPAGAEPGAAEARRSQLWARGLGELEGRWCWGCRCCCYCDYRGQCGGPRRFKVSKLEEGLVALEVEGRELLLELEKNHRLLAPGYTETHYTPDGQPVVLVPSRTDHCHYHGRVRGFPDSWVVLTTCSGMRGLITLSSNASYYVHPWPAGDSEDFLTHKIFQMEQLLSWKGTCSHKDPGDKGDMARLSRATQIRERRESLRSPRYLELYIVADHTLFLTQHRNLNHTKQRLLEILKTLDIQVALTGLEVWTEQDRSRVTPDANATLWAFLQWRRGLWARRPHDSAQLLTGRAFRGATVGLAPVEGMCREESSGGVSTDHSELPIGAAATMAHEIGHSLGLSHDPDGCCGEAAAEQGGCVMAAATGHPFPRVFSACSRRQLRAFFRKGGGACLSNAPDFGLLVPRARCGNGFVEEGEECDCGAGQECPGSCCLAHNCSLRAGAQCTHGDCCARCLLKPAGAPCRRAAGDCDLPEFCTGASPYCPPDIYLLDGTPCARGRGSCWDGECPTLEQQCQRLWGPGSRPAPDACFQVLNPAGDAHGNCGQHSDGSFVPCAQRDAQCGKLQCQGGEKSALVPHTVPVDSTVRLGSREVTCRGAFVLPGAQLDLPDLGLVESGTQCGPQMVCQDRRCQNATFRELELCLIACHGHGVCNSNHNCHCAPGWAPPSCDKPGFGGSVDSGPVQPETQDTFTLAVILSFLLPLLLGASLAWCCCRHPGPCLQQCLWGSRRDPVCSGPKDHPRRDYPLSSIQPTELGLTATGEPQPLELCQSPAATLRSLCPVAKQVKSKSPDPVSGER from the exons ATGGGGCGGGTAGGGGCGCGGTTGGGGAAGGGGGTCTCCCTAGATGGTCGCACAGattcccgccccgcccccgccccgccccgcagaGCTCTACCCCCTGGACCACTCGGGCAGGAGGGTTGTCCGGGCTCCCTGAGGGCACACGAGGTCAGGCCCCGCCCGCTGGGGTCGGGACGGATCGGCCGCAGTCGTGGTTCAGGCAGGCGGGACTGTGCGGGGTCGCGCTGGGAGAGAGTGCGGGCCGGGAGCCGGGCGCCCGAGGGCCCGGAGGCGGCGTGCCGGCTGCACTGGGCGTGGGTCGGCAGCCATCCAGCCGGGGCGGAGCCTGGAGCCGCAGAAGCGAGGCGTTCGCAGCTATGGGCCCGGGGTCTCGGAGAGCTCGAGGGTCGCTGGTGTTGGGGCTGCCGTTGCTGCTGCTACTGCGACTACCGTGGCCAATGTGGGGGGCCGAGGCGTTTCAAG GTCTCGAAGCTAGAAGAAGGGCTGGTGGCCTTGGAGGTTGAAGGCCGGGAGCTCCTGCTCGAGCTGGAGAAGAACCA CAGGCTGCTGGCCCCGGGATACACAGAAACCCACTACACACCAGATGGGCAGCCAGTGGTGCTGGTCCCCAGCCGCACG GATCATTGCCACTACCATGGGCGTGTGAGGGGCTTCCCTGACTCCTGGGTAGTCCTCACCACCTGTTCTGGGATGAG GGGCCTGATCACGCTCAGCAGCAATGCCAGCTATTATGTGCATCCCTGGCCAGCGGGGGACTCTGAGGACTTCTTGACCCACAAGATCTTCCAGATGGAGCAGCTGCTCAGCTGGAAAGGAACCTGTAGCCACAAGGACCCAGGGGACAAAGGGGACATGGCCAGACTATCTCGTGCCACCCAAATCAGG GAGAGGCGGGAGTCCCTCCGAAGTCCGAGGTACCTGGAGCTGTACATAGTGGCTGACCACACCCTG TTCTTGACCCAGCACCGGAACTTGAACCACACCAAACAACGTCTTCTGGAG ATTCTCAAGACTCTGGACATCCAGGTGGCGCTGACCGGTCTGGAAGTGTGGACCGAGCAGGACCGGAGCCGCGTCACGCCAGACGCGAACGCCACGCTCTGGGCTTTCCTGCAGTGGCGCCGGGGGCTGTGGGCGCGGAGGCCACACGACTCGGCGCAGCTGCTCAC GGGCCGCGCCTTCCGGGGCGCCACCGTGGGCCTGGCGCCCGTCGAGGGCATGTGCCGCGAGGAGAGCTCTGGAGGCGTGAGCACG GACCACTCGGAGCTCCCCATTGGCGCTGCAGCCACCATGGCCCACGAGATAGGCCACAGCCTCGGTCTCAGCCACGACCCGGACGGCTGCTgcggggaggcggcggcggagcaGGGTGGCTGCGTCATGGCAGCGGCTACCGG GCATCCGTTCCCGCGCGTATTTAGCGCCTGCAGCCGCCGCCAGCTGCGCGCCTTCTTCCGAAAGGGGGGCGGCGCGTGCCTCTCCAACGCGCCGGACTTTGGGCTCCTGGTGCCGCGGGCGCGCTGCGGGAACGGCTTCGTGGAAGAGGGCGAGGAGTGTGACTGCGGCGCCGGCCAG GAGTGCCCGGGCTCCTGCTGCCTTGCCCACAACTGCTCACTGCGTGCGGGGGCCCAGTGCACCCATGGGGACTGCTGCGCCCGCTGCCTG CTGAAGCCCGCGGGCGCGCCATGCCGCCGGGCTGCAGGCgactgtgacctccctgaatTCTGCACGGGCGCCTCCCCCTATTGCCCCCCTGACATTTACCTACTGGACGGCACTCCCTGCGCCAGAGGCCGCGGCTCCTGCTGGGACGGCGAGTGTCCGACGCTCGAGCAGCAGTGCCAGCGGCTCTGGGGCCCTG GCTCCCGCCCAGCCCCGGATGCCTGTTTCCAGGTCTTGAACCCCGCGGGAGACGCCCACGGGAACTGTGGGCAGCACAGCGACGGCAGCTTCGTGCCTTGTGCTcagag GGATGCGCAGTGTGGGAAACTGCAGTGCCAGGGTGGGGAGAAGAGCGCACTGGTACCACACACGGTGCCGGTGGACTCCACCGTTCGCCTAGGCAGCCGCGAAGTGACCTGCAGGGGTGCCTTCGTGCTGCCTGGTGCCCAGCTGGACCTGCCTGATTTGGGCCTGGTAGAGTCAGGCACCCAATGTGGACCTCAGATG GTGTGCCAGGACAGGCGCTGCCAGAACGCTACCTTCCGAGAGCTGGAgctctgcctgattgcctgccatGGCCACGGG GTTTGCAATAGTAACCATAATTGCCACTGTGCTCCAGGCTGGGCTCCGCCTTCCTGTGACAAGCCGGGGTTTGGTGGTAGTGTGGACAGTGGTCCAGTGCAGCCTGAAA CCCAAGACACCTTCACGCTGGCGGTGATCCTTAGCTTTCTGCTGCCTCTGCTCCTCGGGGCCAGCCTGGCCTGGTGCTGCTGCCGGCACCCAGGACCCTGTCTCCAGCAATGCCTCTGGGGCTCAAGGAGGGACCCCGTGTGCAGCGG GCCCAAAGATCACCCACGCAGGGACTACCCTCTGAGCAGCATTCAGCCCACGGAGTTGGGCCTGACAGCCACTGGGGAGCCCCAGCCCCTGG AACTCTGCCAGAGCCCAGCAGCCACCTTGAGAAGCCTGTGCCCTGTGGCCAAG CAGGTCAAGTCCAAAAGCCCAGATCCTGTCTCTGGTGAAAGGTGA
- the ADAM33 gene encoding disintegrin and metalloproteinase domain-containing protein 33 isoform X4, whose translation MGRVGARLGKGVSLDGRTDSRPAPAPPRRALPPGPLGQEGCPGSLRAHEVRPRPLGSGRIGRSRGSGRRDCAGSRWERVRAGSRAPEGPEAACRLHWAWVGSHPAGAEPGAAEARRSQLWARGLGELEGRWCWGCRCCCYCDYRGQCGGPRRFKVSKLEEGLVALEVEGRELLLELEKNHRLLAPGYTETHYTPDGQPVVLVPSRTDHCHYHGRVRGFPDSWVVLTTCSGMRGLITLSSNASYYVHPWPAGDSEDFLTHKIFQMEQLLSWKGTCSHKDPGDKGDMARLSRATQIRERRESLRSPRYLELYIVADHTLFLTQHRNLNHTKQRLLEVASYVDQILKTLDIQVALTGLEVWTEQDRSRVTPDANATLWAFLQWRRGLWARRPHDSAQLLTGRAFRGATVGLAPVEGMCREESSGGVSTDHSELPIGAAATMAHEIGHSLGLSHDPDGCCGEAAAEQGGCVMAAATGHPFPRVFSACSRRQLRAFFRKGGGACLSNAPDFGLLVPRARCGNGFVEEGEECDCGAGQECPGSCCLAHNCSLRAGAQCTHGDCCARCLLKPAGAPCRRAAGDCDLPEFCTGASPYCPPDIYLLDGTPCARGRGSCWDGECPTLEQQCQRLWGPGSRPAPDACFQVLNPAGDAHGNCGQHSDGSFVPCAQRDAQCGKLQCQGGEKSALVPHTVPVDSTVRLGSREVTCRGAFVLPGAQLDLPDLGLVESGTQCGPQMVCQDRRCQNATFRELELCLIACHGHGVCNSNHNCHCAPGWAPPSCDKPGFGGSVDSGPVQPETQDTFTLAVILSFLLPLLLGASLAWCCCRHPGPCLQQCLWGSRRDPVCSGPKDHPRRDYPLSSIQPTELGLTATGEPQPLGTPATCVHGTLPPLVAPLENSARAQQPP comes from the exons ATGGGGCGGGTAGGGGCGCGGTTGGGGAAGGGGGTCTCCCTAGATGGTCGCACAGattcccgccccgcccccgccccgccccgcagaGCTCTACCCCCTGGACCACTCGGGCAGGAGGGTTGTCCGGGCTCCCTGAGGGCACACGAGGTCAGGCCCCGCCCGCTGGGGTCGGGACGGATCGGCCGCAGTCGTGGTTCAGGCAGGCGGGACTGTGCGGGGTCGCGCTGGGAGAGAGTGCGGGCCGGGAGCCGGGCGCCCGAGGGCCCGGAGGCGGCGTGCCGGCTGCACTGGGCGTGGGTCGGCAGCCATCCAGCCGGGGCGGAGCCTGGAGCCGCAGAAGCGAGGCGTTCGCAGCTATGGGCCCGGGGTCTCGGAGAGCTCGAGGGTCGCTGGTGTTGGGGCTGCCGTTGCTGCTGCTACTGCGACTACCGTGGCCAATGTGGGGGGCCGAGGCGTTTCAAG GTCTCGAAGCTAGAAGAAGGGCTGGTGGCCTTGGAGGTTGAAGGCCGGGAGCTCCTGCTCGAGCTGGAGAAGAACCA CAGGCTGCTGGCCCCGGGATACACAGAAACCCACTACACACCAGATGGGCAGCCAGTGGTGCTGGTCCCCAGCCGCACG GATCATTGCCACTACCATGGGCGTGTGAGGGGCTTCCCTGACTCCTGGGTAGTCCTCACCACCTGTTCTGGGATGAG GGGCCTGATCACGCTCAGCAGCAATGCCAGCTATTATGTGCATCCCTGGCCAGCGGGGGACTCTGAGGACTTCTTGACCCACAAGATCTTCCAGATGGAGCAGCTGCTCAGCTGGAAAGGAACCTGTAGCCACAAGGACCCAGGGGACAAAGGGGACATGGCCAGACTATCTCGTGCCACCCAAATCAGG GAGAGGCGGGAGTCCCTCCGAAGTCCGAGGTACCTGGAGCTGTACATAGTGGCTGACCACACCCTG TTCTTGACCCAGCACCGGAACTTGAACCACACCAAACAACGTCTTCTGGAGGTCGCCAGCTATGTGGATCAA ATTCTCAAGACTCTGGACATCCAGGTGGCGCTGACCGGTCTGGAAGTGTGGACCGAGCAGGACCGGAGCCGCGTCACGCCAGACGCGAACGCCACGCTCTGGGCTTTCCTGCAGTGGCGCCGGGGGCTGTGGGCGCGGAGGCCACACGACTCGGCGCAGCTGCTCAC GGGCCGCGCCTTCCGGGGCGCCACCGTGGGCCTGGCGCCCGTCGAGGGCATGTGCCGCGAGGAGAGCTCTGGAGGCGTGAGCACG GACCACTCGGAGCTCCCCATTGGCGCTGCAGCCACCATGGCCCACGAGATAGGCCACAGCCTCGGTCTCAGCCACGACCCGGACGGCTGCTgcggggaggcggcggcggagcaGGGTGGCTGCGTCATGGCAGCGGCTACCGG GCATCCGTTCCCGCGCGTATTTAGCGCCTGCAGCCGCCGCCAGCTGCGCGCCTTCTTCCGAAAGGGGGGCGGCGCGTGCCTCTCCAACGCGCCGGACTTTGGGCTCCTGGTGCCGCGGGCGCGCTGCGGGAACGGCTTCGTGGAAGAGGGCGAGGAGTGTGACTGCGGCGCCGGCCAG GAGTGCCCGGGCTCCTGCTGCCTTGCCCACAACTGCTCACTGCGTGCGGGGGCCCAGTGCACCCATGGGGACTGCTGCGCCCGCTGCCTG CTGAAGCCCGCGGGCGCGCCATGCCGCCGGGCTGCAGGCgactgtgacctccctgaatTCTGCACGGGCGCCTCCCCCTATTGCCCCCCTGACATTTACCTACTGGACGGCACTCCCTGCGCCAGAGGCCGCGGCTCCTGCTGGGACGGCGAGTGTCCGACGCTCGAGCAGCAGTGCCAGCGGCTCTGGGGCCCTG GCTCCCGCCCAGCCCCGGATGCCTGTTTCCAGGTCTTGAACCCCGCGGGAGACGCCCACGGGAACTGTGGGCAGCACAGCGACGGCAGCTTCGTGCCTTGTGCTcagag GGATGCGCAGTGTGGGAAACTGCAGTGCCAGGGTGGGGAGAAGAGCGCACTGGTACCACACACGGTGCCGGTGGACTCCACCGTTCGCCTAGGCAGCCGCGAAGTGACCTGCAGGGGTGCCTTCGTGCTGCCTGGTGCCCAGCTGGACCTGCCTGATTTGGGCCTGGTAGAGTCAGGCACCCAATGTGGACCTCAGATG GTGTGCCAGGACAGGCGCTGCCAGAACGCTACCTTCCGAGAGCTGGAgctctgcctgattgcctgccatGGCCACGGG GTTTGCAATAGTAACCATAATTGCCACTGTGCTCCAGGCTGGGCTCCGCCTTCCTGTGACAAGCCGGGGTTTGGTGGTAGTGTGGACAGTGGTCCAGTGCAGCCTGAAA CCCAAGACACCTTCACGCTGGCGGTGATCCTTAGCTTTCTGCTGCCTCTGCTCCTCGGGGCCAGCCTGGCCTGGTGCTGCTGCCGGCACCCAGGACCCTGTCTCCAGCAATGCCTCTGGGGCTCAAGGAGGGACCCCGTGTGCAGCGG GCCCAAAGATCACCCACGCAGGGACTACCCTCTGAGCAGCATTCAGCCCACGGAGTTGGGCCTGACAGCCACTGGGGAGCCCCAGCCCCTGG GGACTCCTGCCACCTGTGTTCACGGCACTCTTCCTCCACTTGTTGCTCCCCTTGAGAACTCTGCCAGAGCCCAGCAGCCACCTTGA
- the ADAM33 gene encoding disintegrin and metalloproteinase domain-containing protein 33 isoform X3, producing MGRVGARLGKGVSLDGRTDSRPAPAPPRRALPPGPLGQEGCPGSLRAHEVRPRPLGSGRIGRSRGSGRRDCAGSRWERVRAGSRAPEGPEAACRLHWAWVGSHPAGAEPGAAEARRSQLWARGLGELEGRWCWGCRCCCYCDYRGQCGGPRRFKVSKLEEGLVALEVEGRELLLELEKNQLLAPGYTETHYTPDGQPVVLVPSRTDHCHYHGRVRGFPDSWVVLTTCSGMRGLITLSSNASYYVHPWPAGDSEDFLTHKIFQMEQLLSWKGTCSHKDPGDKGDMARLSRATQIRERRESLRSPRYLELYIVADHTLFLTQHRNLNHTKQRLLEVASYVDQILKTLDIQVALTGLEVWTEQDRSRVTPDANATLWAFLQWRRGLWARRPHDSAQLLTGRAFRGATVGLAPVEGMCREESSGGVSTDHSELPIGAAATMAHEIGHSLGLSHDPDGCCGEAAAEQGGCVMAAATGHPFPRVFSACSRRQLRAFFRKGGGACLSNAPDFGLLVPRARCGNGFVEEGEECDCGAGQECPGSCCLAHNCSLRAGAQCTHGDCCARCLLKPAGAPCRRAAGDCDLPEFCTGASPYCPPDIYLLDGTPCARGRGSCWDGECPTLEQQCQRLWGPGSRPAPDACFQVLNPAGDAHGNCGQHSDGSFVPCAQRDAQCGKLQCQGGEKSALVPHTVPVDSTVRLGSREVTCRGAFVLPGAQLDLPDLGLVESGTQCGPQMVCQDRRCQNATFRELELCLIACHGHGVCNSNHNCHCAPGWAPPSCDKPGFGGSVDSGPVQPETQDTFTLAVILSFLLPLLLGASLAWCCCRHPGPCLQQCLWGSRRDPVCSGPKDHPRRDYPLSSIQPTELGLTATGEPQPLELCQSPAATLRSLCPVAKQVKSKSPDPVSGER from the exons ATGGGGCGGGTAGGGGCGCGGTTGGGGAAGGGGGTCTCCCTAGATGGTCGCACAGattcccgccccgcccccgccccgccccgcagaGCTCTACCCCCTGGACCACTCGGGCAGGAGGGTTGTCCGGGCTCCCTGAGGGCACACGAGGTCAGGCCCCGCCCGCTGGGGTCGGGACGGATCGGCCGCAGTCGTGGTTCAGGCAGGCGGGACTGTGCGGGGTCGCGCTGGGAGAGAGTGCGGGCCGGGAGCCGGGCGCCCGAGGGCCCGGAGGCGGCGTGCCGGCTGCACTGGGCGTGGGTCGGCAGCCATCCAGCCGGGGCGGAGCCTGGAGCCGCAGAAGCGAGGCGTTCGCAGCTATGGGCCCGGGGTCTCGGAGAGCTCGAGGGTCGCTGGTGTTGGGGCTGCCGTTGCTGCTGCTACTGCGACTACCGTGGCCAATGTGGGGGGCCGAGGCGTTTCAAG GTCTCGAAGCTAGAAGAAGGGCTGGTGGCCTTGGAGGTTGAAGGCCGGGAGCTCCTGCTCGAGCTGGAGAAGAACCA GCTGCTGGCCCCGGGATACACAGAAACCCACTACACACCAGATGGGCAGCCAGTGGTGCTGGTCCCCAGCCGCACG GATCATTGCCACTACCATGGGCGTGTGAGGGGCTTCCCTGACTCCTGGGTAGTCCTCACCACCTGTTCTGGGATGAG GGGCCTGATCACGCTCAGCAGCAATGCCAGCTATTATGTGCATCCCTGGCCAGCGGGGGACTCTGAGGACTTCTTGACCCACAAGATCTTCCAGATGGAGCAGCTGCTCAGCTGGAAAGGAACCTGTAGCCACAAGGACCCAGGGGACAAAGGGGACATGGCCAGACTATCTCGTGCCACCCAAATCAGG GAGAGGCGGGAGTCCCTCCGAAGTCCGAGGTACCTGGAGCTGTACATAGTGGCTGACCACACCCTG TTCTTGACCCAGCACCGGAACTTGAACCACACCAAACAACGTCTTCTGGAGGTCGCCAGCTATGTGGATCAA ATTCTCAAGACTCTGGACATCCAGGTGGCGCTGACCGGTCTGGAAGTGTGGACCGAGCAGGACCGGAGCCGCGTCACGCCAGACGCGAACGCCACGCTCTGGGCTTTCCTGCAGTGGCGCCGGGGGCTGTGGGCGCGGAGGCCACACGACTCGGCGCAGCTGCTCAC GGGCCGCGCCTTCCGGGGCGCCACCGTGGGCCTGGCGCCCGTCGAGGGCATGTGCCGCGAGGAGAGCTCTGGAGGCGTGAGCACG GACCACTCGGAGCTCCCCATTGGCGCTGCAGCCACCATGGCCCACGAGATAGGCCACAGCCTCGGTCTCAGCCACGACCCGGACGGCTGCTgcggggaggcggcggcggagcaGGGTGGCTGCGTCATGGCAGCGGCTACCGG GCATCCGTTCCCGCGCGTATTTAGCGCCTGCAGCCGCCGCCAGCTGCGCGCCTTCTTCCGAAAGGGGGGCGGCGCGTGCCTCTCCAACGCGCCGGACTTTGGGCTCCTGGTGCCGCGGGCGCGCTGCGGGAACGGCTTCGTGGAAGAGGGCGAGGAGTGTGACTGCGGCGCCGGCCAG GAGTGCCCGGGCTCCTGCTGCCTTGCCCACAACTGCTCACTGCGTGCGGGGGCCCAGTGCACCCATGGGGACTGCTGCGCCCGCTGCCTG CTGAAGCCCGCGGGCGCGCCATGCCGCCGGGCTGCAGGCgactgtgacctccctgaatTCTGCACGGGCGCCTCCCCCTATTGCCCCCCTGACATTTACCTACTGGACGGCACTCCCTGCGCCAGAGGCCGCGGCTCCTGCTGGGACGGCGAGTGTCCGACGCTCGAGCAGCAGTGCCAGCGGCTCTGGGGCCCTG GCTCCCGCCCAGCCCCGGATGCCTGTTTCCAGGTCTTGAACCCCGCGGGAGACGCCCACGGGAACTGTGGGCAGCACAGCGACGGCAGCTTCGTGCCTTGTGCTcagag GGATGCGCAGTGTGGGAAACTGCAGTGCCAGGGTGGGGAGAAGAGCGCACTGGTACCACACACGGTGCCGGTGGACTCCACCGTTCGCCTAGGCAGCCGCGAAGTGACCTGCAGGGGTGCCTTCGTGCTGCCTGGTGCCCAGCTGGACCTGCCTGATTTGGGCCTGGTAGAGTCAGGCACCCAATGTGGACCTCAGATG GTGTGCCAGGACAGGCGCTGCCAGAACGCTACCTTCCGAGAGCTGGAgctctgcctgattgcctgccatGGCCACGGG GTTTGCAATAGTAACCATAATTGCCACTGTGCTCCAGGCTGGGCTCCGCCTTCCTGTGACAAGCCGGGGTTTGGTGGTAGTGTGGACAGTGGTCCAGTGCAGCCTGAAA CCCAAGACACCTTCACGCTGGCGGTGATCCTTAGCTTTCTGCTGCCTCTGCTCCTCGGGGCCAGCCTGGCCTGGTGCTGCTGCCGGCACCCAGGACCCTGTCTCCAGCAATGCCTCTGGGGCTCAAGGAGGGACCCCGTGTGCAGCGG GCCCAAAGATCACCCACGCAGGGACTACCCTCTGAGCAGCATTCAGCCCACGGAGTTGGGCCTGACAGCCACTGGGGAGCCCCAGCCCCTGG AACTCTGCCAGAGCCCAGCAGCCACCTTGAGAAGCCTGTGCCCTGTGGCCAAG CAGGTCAAGTCCAAAAGCCCAGATCCTGTCTCTGGTGAAAGGTGA